GGTAGTAGAGGTTTAGGAAAAGCAACAGCTATTGCTTTTGCTCAAAAAGGAATACACGTCGCTATTACTGGTAGAAACGAAAAACGATTACAAGAAACCGTTACCGAATTAAAATCATACGGCGTTGATGCTACCTATGCTATTTTTGATGTTGGTAATTATGATGAAGTTCAAAAAGGTATAAAAGATATTATTAACACCTTTGGTACAGTTGATATTTTAGTTAACAATGCAGGTATTGCTGCTTTTGGTACTTTTAACGAAATGAAAGTTTCAGATTGGACACAAATTATACAAACCAATTTAATGGGAATGTATTATGTTACCAAAGAGGTTTTACCGTATTTAATCGAAAAAAATGAAGGTGATATTATTAACATTGCTTCAACGGCTGGTTTAAGCGGAAACGCAACTACCTCAGCCTATTCTGCATCTAAATTTGCTGTAATCGGAATGTCGGAATCATTAATGAAAGAAGTTCGTAAAAACAATATTCGAGTTTGTACACTTACTCCTAGTACAATTGCTTCGGATATGTCTTTAGAATTAGGAATTACAGACGGAAATCCTGAAAAAGTTTTACAACCTGATGATTTTGCGGAATTAATTGTTGCTGGTTTAACTTTACCTAGAAGAGCAATGCTTAAAGGCGCTTCTTTATGGTCAACAAATCCATAATTTACATCATTTATTGAAAAGCGTTTCTTTTTATAACTAAAAAAGAAACGCTTTTTTTGATAAAATTTTAATCTTTACTTTTTAAAGAAAGAACTTATCTTTTTTAACAATCCAAAATCTTCTGTATTTTCTGTTTTAGAAGTTATTTTTTCAATATTTCCAACCTGTTGAACATATTTTTCTTGATGACTTTCTTTATAAGAATGCGCTTTCAGAATATCACCTACTTGACTTTTATATTTAACACCTTTTTCTTTATCTACTTGATAAATATAATTTGCATATCCATCAATTTCGGCTAAAACATTAAGTCCACCGTTCCATGTTTTACCTGCTATACCTTCTTTTTCAATTTGATATAACAACGCTCTAAAACGTTTTAATGATTTTTTATTGATATTCAATTTTTCATTTACCACAATACCAGTTACTTCCTGTCGTTGATTTCGCTTCATTATTTTAAGCTTATCAGGATGTAAATTAAAGTTTTCTTCGGATATAATTTTTTTAGAATATTTTAATATCGCTGTAATGTGTTTAAATTGTGCTTGATTTCCCGAAAAAGTAGTATCATCTACATATCGAGAATAAGCAAAACCATATTTAATAGCCAAACCATCTAATCGATAATCCATTTTACGACACAAAATATTAGTTATCGCAGGACTACAAGGCGAACCTTGTGGTAAAAAACGTTCTCCTCTTTGTGAAAAATAATTTTCTCCTAATAAAGAAATATCTAAAATTTTAGATTCTGAACACAACAATGCAAAAACAACCGCTAATTGTTCTGAATATCCTAATGATTTAAAAACTCCCTTTATTCTTTTATAAGTAACCGAAGGAAAAAAGTTTTTCAAATCTTGATTAATAACAACCGCTTTATCTACGTGAGGCTGTGCATTACTAATAATTGATTTTTCTTTTACACAACCATGTGCCTTATCATAAACAATTACTTTATTTAAAATATTTTCTAGAATAAAGTGTTGTGCTCTTTTCAATCGAGGCATTGGAGCAGAAATTAAACGATATCCTCCTGATTTTTTAGCAACTTTAAAACGTTTGTAGTGTTCAATTTGTGAGTTTTTTCTTGAAAAAGCTAAAAATCGAAGCTCATTTACCGTTATTTTCATAGCCTCGGCTAAGTCTTTTACCGAATGATAAATTGGTAAACCAGCTTCTTTCAGTCTTACTTCATCTATTTGAGTGTCGTTTAACTGATGAGAATAACCAGCACCTAAATAAGTAATATCTTCTTTTTTAGTTTGCTGCCATTTTTCGGCTTTTTCCTTACGGATTTGCTCTCTTTTAAGCTTAGTTTCTTTTTGTTTTTCTTTTGATAACTTCTTTCGCTCTTTGTGTTTATTTGCGATAAAAGCATCTGTATCTTTTATTAATCTTTCCTTTTTTACAAGTTTTGATAAATCACCCGATAGGGCATTTTCTTCTTTTAAAAAGGCGTTTACTTTTTCGAAATTTACTTTGTCATCTCCCCAAAAACCTAATCGTTTCATTTCTGAAAGAATAAATTCATGTTTTGATGATTCTTTAATTTTGTCGTAAATCTCTTGTTTTCTCGTAGCTGAATTATCCATAAAACAAAAAAGAGGTAGCAATAAGATGTATATTTTTTTCCCTTCGTACAATTCTAAAGACTGAATTGAACAACTCCAGTGAAATAGGTACTATAGTGCTATTTCACTTCGAAGAAGTTTAACCGGAAATGGCACTATAGTACCTATTTCACAAGTTAAGTTCGAGTCAGTGACGCGTTCGGTGTCTGTAAGCTAGATTGGCGATACACCAATCAAATTGCAAGGTTGTTATCTTATTACTACCAAAGTTTAAATATATTAATTTTTTTTATCAAAAGCGATTCTTGTGGCTAAAATATGTTCACAAGGTCCTTTTGTCATTTTATTTTGATGATAATAACTGCAAACACACTTAGCATCAACAATTTGAAGATCATTATTAATAAGTACACTTGTCTTATAATTATTACTTACTGTCGCATTTATCGTTATATTATTGCCATCAATAGTTGTTTTTAAGTTTTCAACAGCTCCTGACTCCATCAATTCATAGGCTTTTTTATCAATTTCATTAGAAAATCGTAAGCTATCTAAATCGATTCCATCTTTTTTTAATTCCCGAATTCGATATACATTATTCTTTAAATCGTACACTACTTTTCCTGCTTGCGTAAAAGTTTGTAACGATTGCGTTACAATTGTTTTATCCAATCCTAAATCATTAGCCAAATTACTCGGAGTATTTAACCAATCTTTTCGCAATGCCAAATAAATAGTTTGCATCGTTGTTGCAGGAACTTGTCCTCTTGGCGAAAGCAAATCCAAATTAGTTGTCTGTGTCCAATCATTGGCTGTCCATCCAGATAATCCTAATGTAAAATACATATCATTTGCCAAATGAGCAATGTAAAAAGATGGCATACCGCTACCCAATAAATGAACTGTAAATTTAGTAGTAACTGGTAATAATCGTTCTAAAAGCGTTATTCTTCTTCTACCCCAAACTCTTATTTCCTTTTCTTCATCGCCCTCATATATCGATTGTAAACAAGTTACTTCAATATTCCAAGGTTCAAAAACAGCAATAATAGGTTTACCAGGTTTTAAGATATATTTTATCGCCCTTGGTCCTTTCTTCTCTTTGTGCCTTTTTAATACTGCTATAAAATTAGCAATATCCACAGGATGCAAATCAAAAGATACTTTATCACTTGTCATGGCACTACTTACTTGTAAAAAACCACGAACCCAACTATCTGGTAAATCAATTTTTACTTCTCTATAAGTATCTTCCCCTGTTGTTTTTACATCAAAACCTTTTGGATCTACTTTAAATTCGGTTTCTTTATAAGTTCTTATTTTTTGAAACTCATTATACAAAGCCTTAGAATAATCAATGTTAGTTGTTCCGCATTTAAACTCATTTATGTTTTTAAACACATCGTAACCACAAGATAATTTCCCATAAACAGATTCATCTTGACTAAAACACTCAAAAAATATTTGGTCTGGATGTACTGTAATAACAGGATCTAAAACAAACCAAGCAGCATAATCTCGTTTATATAAATAATTAAAATATTTTCGTTGCGCATCATAAAAAGGTTTTGTAATTTCTTCTCTTTTTGAGCGTAATTTTTTTAATTTTTCTTGAACTTCTCTAACATCTTCTTTTAATCCAGATAATTCTGCTGTTGCATCTGCAATCCATACTTCTTCCTGACCTTTTAACCAAGCTAAATATTCTGTATTATCTTTAGGTTGAAAATTAAAATCGGCAATTACTACATGATGTAAGGCTGAAATAGCTTCTCTAAAAGGAATTTTTTTATCTAAGCTTCCTACAAAATACGTAGGTTCTCTTAATACATCTGGTGCAAAACTTACGCCTGTAGATGCAATTCCGTTATTAACTGTACTATTGCCACTATATTTAAAATTAAACTTCATTCTTTTTCTTACTCTTATTTAATTAATAATGGCACTTCTACATCTGTATGTATTTCAGAAATAGTGATTAAAATATCGATAATTTTATCTTTATCAATCGCAGTTTTTGTATCTAAAATGGCTGTTAAAACTCGTACCGTCATTACAGCTATTTCTTTATATTTTTTCGATTGATTTTCTAAAAAATAATACACTCTTGTTTTTGTAGCTCTGTTAGTATTTATATAAAATAAGGTTGTTTTAAAATAATCTTCTAATTGTAAGATAACTTTAATATTATCCGAAGCGTATCCTTCTAAATAATTAGTCACAAAAAACTGCATATTTTTTGTTGGATGTTCCTGTAAATTGATAAGTAACGGCAATCCTTTTTCTTCTGAAAAATGCGTTGTAATTAAACTTCTACCTAACAATTGTACTTGATCTTTTACATGGTCGCATACATATAATAATAATGCAACAGTCCAATTTTTCGTATCAATCGATGTTCTAAAATAAGCATCTGCCCAATCGATAACATCTTGCCAATTCGTATTAAAAATAGGCAATGCTTCTTCTAATTCGTAATTTACTCTGGCTACATTATTTTTGAAATAATCATGTAATTGTGTTCTTACAAAAAATACATCACTATGTGCTAAACGTACTAATTCAGACATTTTTAAGTTATTCATGTCTACTCTTCTTTCAAAAAGTGGCGTTCCTAACTTCTGTGCAAATTCATGTTTTGATAAAATTAACGCTATTATTTCTTCTTCAGATACAGGCTCTTTTTGAGTTCCATAAAATTGTACTAAAATATTAAAACAATTTTGATGTAAACCCTCATAAGTTTCATCTTCTGTTAAAGAAGCTAATAATTTTTTACGTAAATATTCTTTAAATTCTTCATCTAAATGAATTAATTTACGAATTGTTGGTTGTATTGCTTTTCTAACGGCTTCAATGTTCTGAAAAACAAAAACGAATAATATCTTGTTTATTTTCTAATAAAAATTCATCAGGAAAATACGCTAAAAGTTCAATACCTGCAGTTCTTAAAACCGCTTCATCTGAAGTAATATATTCTTTATAAGTATCTTTAAAAAGTTCGTAAACAGATGTAGTATTATGTTTTGCTAAATTAATTGCAAATAACTGATTTGTTACAGAACTTGAAGCCGATAAACTAATAATATATTGAGCAGATGTAGCACTTAATAATTCCCCAAAAAATGTATTTCCGATTAAATAATTAACTGCTATTAAAAATTCAGAAGTATATTTAGAAGGTTCTTCGAACAATGTTATTAAATCATCTATAAATATTGGCGTATTATAAGCTACATCATTTTTATATAAATTGATTAAATAACCAATAACTAAAACCTCATCAGTAAGTAATAATTTTGTTAGTAAAGAAGTACTTGATAAATACGAAGCTTCATATTTATCCAACCATTTTATCCCTAATTCAACAGCTTTTTTATTTTTTGAAGCTAATAAAATCAATAAAATTTCTTCTGAAGCTTGTGTTGTTGCATATTTTTGTTCTAAAACCTCAGCTATTAAATCTAATACCTTCGGATGATAGTGTCGTATTAATTTTGCTAATATTTCTTCGGATATATTTTCTAAAAAATGTGGATTAGCTTTTATAATTTTTAACGAAAAATCAACAGCAATAGTACTTTTTGCATTAGCAAGAATAGACAATACTTCTGCTGGTTCTTGATTCCAAACAGTCGGTAAAATTTCTTCTCTTATAGTATTATCAGTAAGTTCATCTATATAAAACCATTTATTACCTATACATTTAAACCTTGTTGAATTTCCATATAAAACATACATCAAAGCTAAAAACTGATGATATTTAGGATACTTACGATTTTCTACTTCATACTTTCCTTTAGACTCGTTATAAAACCATTCACTAGTTATATTTTCAGGAGCTCTATCTTCTTTATCATTTAAAGAACATAATATCTCTTTGACACAGTCGATATACGCTTCTTGATTATCAATACTTAAATCATATATTTTTCGATACGTTGCTCCGTTAAAATAGTTTTTAGTTTTCCCTGAAAAAGCAATTCTTGGATTCTGTTTTTTCTTTTCTACGGATGCTTCTACCCAATTATAGCTATCATCTGTATATGGATAATCAGACGTATAACTTGGATTACTAATAGCGATTCGTTTAGATACTAATGCAAAAAACTGCGTATCATTTGTTGTATAAGCTGTTCTATAAATATAGCGTACAGATTTAAAAGTGTTTACTTTTAAAGGAATTTTGGCTATTATTTTAAATAAATTAGCTCTCTCCAAGTCATTATTATAGGAATGAATATAAGCATAAAATAACAACATCGGGTTTTTACTTCCTTCTCCTAAAAACTGTGTTGCTAAAGAATCTATTTCAGATTTTGTAATATGCTTTGCAACTTCGTTTTGTACTATTTTTATATTTGTAGCATTTCCATACTTTAAAATATAAGCGGCAGAAATTCTACCTCCAATTGTATTAAAAGTATCTTTTTTGAAAACCTTAATTGCATCTTCAATATAATCTGATTCATTAAAATCGATTAAAACAGAAAGCGCATTATATTGTTCAAACTCATCTGATGAATGAATAAATTGAGCTATTAATGGTATTGCTTCTTTTATTTTTAAAGCACCAACTCTATTTATAATTCTAGATACTTTCCAATTTCGGGTATAAGTTCCTTTTAAAGCTTGATTTAAATACTTTAAAATAGTATCTTTCCTAGTAGTATTTTCTTCTTTCTTCGGATTTTCAAGTTCTTTAGCTTCTTCTGAATATCCTTTTTTTTCTTTACTTCCGACTAATTTATTGAAGATTTTCTCGGCTTCTTCATAAGATACAGGAAAAACAGTTTTTGTTCCTTCTCTTAAACTTGCGCCTCTTCTACCATATCTAAAGTTTACTATAAATAAATCTTGACTTTCACATAAGTCAACTTCATAAACTTTGTCTGATTTTTCGTCTAAAAAATATAATTTCTTTTGTTTGATTAATTTCAAGGCTTAGATTTTTTTTAAGACTTTAAATATATCAATATTTTAGAAGATACTCGCCTATTTATTGTTTTTAACACGTATTTACTTTTAAAATAAGAAGTAAATACGTGTTTTTTTAATTTAAACCATTTTTAAGATTTATTAAAATTGCTTCTTTTAATGAATCTTCTAAAAAAGAAATAGCTCTTTTACTTCTAATACCCGATTTACAATATACAATTACAGGTTTCGTTGTATCAATTTCATTTAATCGGTCTGGTAATTCTACTAAACGAATATGCTGACCACCAATATGATGTTGTTCTCTTTCCCAATCTTCACGAACATCTAATAGATTATATTTTAATAAATCACCTTGTAATTCTTCTATTGTTATTTCGTTTTCAGCTTCAATAATCCCACAGAAAAAATCATAATTTTCTTCTAATTTTGTAACTGATGCTTCTGATGTTTTTTCAAAATCTAAAACCATTTGACGCATTGTTAATGAGTCATACATCAATAGTTTATTAGCTAAAACATCACCTATTTCACAAATTATTTTAATAGTTTCATTAGCTTGTAAACTACCTATAATTCCTGGTAAAACACCTAAAACACCTATTTGCGAACAATTTGGTGATTCATCTGGTTTTGGTGGCGTAGGATATAAACATCTGTATGTTCCGCTTCCTTGATAATTAAATACACTTACTTGTCCTTCAAACTTAAAAATCGCTCCATATACCAATGGTTTTTTTGTAATTACCGAAGCATCATTTGTTAAATAACGAGTTGAAAAATTATCACTTCCATCAACAATAACATCATATTCTTCAAATAATGAAATAGCATTTAATCGTGTTAATTGTTCTTTATATACGTTAAATTTTACAAACGGATTTAACTTTGATAATCGTTTTGCTGCAGTTTCTGCTTTTGAAACTCCAATATCATCAATTGTATATAAAATTTGACGTTGTAAATTACTTTGATCTACCACATCATCATCAATAATACCAATTGTACCAACACCTGCTGCTGTTAAATATTGTAATACAGGACAGCCTAATCCGCCAGCACCTATTACTAAAACTTTAGCCTTTTTTAATTTTAACTGCCCTACTGAACCTATTTTCTCTAAAATAAGGTGGCGGTTATATTGTTTTTTTTCTTCTTCTGTTAAGTTCATTTTTTTTATATTGATTCAAACTGTTCCCAGTCTTTCCAAACCACTTCTAAACCTTGTTCTTTTAACATTTTCACTACTTCTTCGGTGCTTCTTTCATCAGAAATCTCAAACTGCTCTAACGATTGAGGTTCAACCGTATAACCACCTGGATTTGTTTTTGATTCTGCACTAATAGAAGTAGCGCCTAAATTTACAATATTATTTCTAAAAACCTCACTTTCTCTTGTTGACATTGATAGCTCAATATCTTCGTCTAGCAAACGAAAAGCACAAATTAATTGCACCAAATCACTATCTGTCATTTCAACTTTTGGTTCTAATCCACCAGAATGCGGTCGTAACCTCGGAAACGAAATAGAATACTTTGTTTTCCAATATGTTTTTTGTAGATATTTTAAATGTAATGCTGTAAAAAAACTATCAGCACGCCAATCTTCTAATCCGAATAAAGCACCTAATCCTATTTTATGAATTCCTGCTTTTCCTAATCTATCAGGCGTATCTAAACGGTAATCAAAATTAGATTTTTTTCCCTTCGGATGATGTTTCTTATACTCCTCTCTGTGATATGTTTCTTGATAAACCAACACAGCATATAATCCTGCTTCAATTAACGATTCATACTCTTCTTGATCCAAAGGCTGAACCTCGATAGTAATATTTGAAAATTGAGAACGAATTAACTGAATCGCATTTTTAATATAATCTACACCAACTGTTTTATTTGCTTCACCTGTAACTAACAAAATATGATCGTATCCTTTATCTTTTAAAAAAGCAACCTCTTTTAAAATTTCAGCATCTAATAAAGTACGTCTAGGTATTTTATTGGTCATACTAAATCCGCAATACGTACAAATATTCTGACACTCATTACTCAAATACATTGGCGCATACATTTGTATGGTATTACCAAAGCGTTTTTTAGTAAGCAAGCTACTTTTTTGAGCCATTTGCTCAATATACGGACGTGCAGCAGGAGATATTAATGCTTTAAAATCTTCTAAATCTAATTTATCTTTTGATAAAGCATATTCTACTTCAACAGTTGTTTTATCAAAAATACTTTTTAAGTTATCATCCCAATTATACGTATCAAAAAGTTCTTTAAAATTACTCATATTTTAATTTAAAAAACTAGTTAACGGACTACTTGCAACTGCTTGTTTTTGAACAGGTGCTAGTTTTGCTTCATATGCCATTCTTCCAGCTTCAACAGCCATTTTGAATGCTTTTGCCATTGCCACAGGATTTTGAGATACAGCAATTGCTGTATTTACTAAAACTGCATCAGCTCCTAATTCCATTGCATATGCTGCATGCGATGGTGCTCCAATACCAGCATCAACAATTACAGGAACGTTTGATTGTTCTATAATAATTTCTAAAAAATCTTGTGTTTTTAAGCCTTTATTACTTCCTATTGGTGCGCCTAATGGCATTACACATTGTGTTCCAACATCTTCTAAACGCTTACATAAAACAGGATCAGCATGAATATAAGGCATCACTACAAAACCTTTTTTAACCAATTCTTCGGATGCTTTTAATGTTTCAATAGCATCGGGTAATAAATACCTAGGATCGGGATGAATTTCTAATTTAACCCAATTTGTTTCTAATGCTTCTCTTGATAATTCTGCTGCAAAAACTGCTTCTTTTGCCGTTCGAACACCTGATGTATTTGGCAACAAACTAATATGAGGATGTATTAAATGTGTTAAAATATCATCCTCTTTATCTTGAACGTCTACTCTTTTTAAAGCAACGGTTATCAATTCACTTTCAGAAACTAATAATGCTTCTTTCATTAATTTTGATGAACTAAATTTCCCTGTACCCGTAAATAATCGAGATGTAAATTCTTTATCTGCTATTTTTAATATATCGTTCATTTTTTGTTTTTAAAAAACTACTTGTCATCCATCTTGTACACTTGTTCTTGTGTGCTAGGTGAACTTAAAATTTTATGAAAAACAGGAATACTTGTAAAATCTTTGGTAATAGCTCCTGATACAGCAACTCCATAAATACCTGTTTGTACAATTTCTGCAACATCATCTAAAGTAATGCCTCCAATAGCAATTATTGGTGTTTCTGTTTGTAGCTCTTCTATTAGTTTTTTATATCCTGATGTTCCTAAAACAGGGCTTAAATTCTTTTTAGTTTCAGTAAAACGAAAAGGACCTAAACCGATATAATCTACTTTTTTATCTAATAGAACTTTACATTCTTCTAATGTGTTTGCAGTTCCTCCAATGGCATAAAATTTACCCAAATAAGCACGTACTTTTAACGGACAATCATCTTTTTTACCTAAATGAACACCATCTGCATTTACTTCTTTGGCAACTCTGTAGTAATCGTTTATAATTAATCTTGTTTGATAATGAGCCGTTAATTCTCTGGCTTTCTTTGCGGTTTCTAAAATTGTTTTAGGATCAAAACCTTTTAATCGTAACTGTACCCATTCTGCTCCTGAAGCACAAGCTGTTTGAATATGATCTAAATGATCTTGTGCTGTTTTCCCCTGTGTTATGTACTGTAATTTACTTATCATCTTATTTATAATTATGCGTTCCTAGTAACGATTTGTTTGAATTTAAAAATTGTTCGGTATACCATTTCGTGTTTTTACAAGCATCTTCTAAAGAAAATTTTAACGCTAAATTAGCCGCTAAAGCGGATGACAAAACACAACCGCTTCCGTGTTTTTCAGAAACAACAGTTGTTATGGGCGGAATATTTAGTTTTACTATTTTACTATAATAAATCTCATCCCAACCTTTTTTATCTGCTCTATGTCCTCCTTTTAAATAGATATTTGTTTTTTCTGAAATAAAATCAATTGTTTCCTCAATATTTTTAACAGGAAATAAGGCTTTTATCTCATCATAATTTGGTGTTACAAAATAACAATTTTGCAATACTGTTTCAAATACCTTTAAATTTTGTGTGCTATGAAAATCGAATCCTGCACTTGCTTTCAAAACAGGATCTAAAATAATTTTTATATTCGGATTTTCACTTTTTAAAGCTAAAACAACAGTTAATAAAACTTCCCAAGATTGAATAATTCCTATTTTTACAACAGCAATTTCAAAACGTTCAAATAATGTTTCAATTTGATTGAGTATTATTTGTTCTTCAATCCAAATACAATTTTTAAAAGCGATATCATTTTGAACGGTCACAGCGGTACACACCGACAATCCATGTAAACCATGTGCTTCAAAGGTTTTAATATCTGAAGTAATGCCCGCACCACTTGACGGGTCAAGCCCTGCAATGGTGAGTATGTAATTTTGTGTTTTCAAATTTTAACGCTTTATTGTAATGAATCAAACTCTTTTTGGATGTTTTTAAAACTTTCTACAGGATTTTCAGAATTCCAAACACCACCTAAAACACCAATTCCTTGAAAACCTAATTCAATGGTTGGCGCTATGGTTTTAGTTGTAATTCCGCCCATACCTACAATTGTTTTATGAATATTATTGACATCAAAATTTCTTCCTTCGTATCCTTTTTTTGAGATAGATGAAAAAACGGGACTTAATAAATGGTAATCAAATTCGATATCACAAGCTGATAACTCTTCAGGCTCATTAAAAGAACTACTCATTGTTTTACCTAACATTTGTAAACCTATAAAATAACGACTACCATTTTCTAACGCATCACGCCTTTTTTGTTCTTGAAAATGAATTCCTTTTAAAGAATATTCATTGACTAGTTTATGAAAATAATGTATTACTATTCGATTATGGTATTTTTCTGATACCTCATTTAAATAGGAAACATGCGCTTCGTAATTTTTAAATGGTTTTCTTAAATGATAATACTCCAAACCCGCTTCAAATAATTGATGTAATATTTGCACTTCATTTTTTACATCTTTTTCTGGGGATATAAGGACTATCATATTCATTTAATTTTAGGGATACTTATTTCGGTAAAAATAAAGTAATTTATTCTTGGAACGGCAAATTACTTACACTCTACTTTTTAATAATAACGGGGGACGTTACGGGGGGCTTTTTTTGGGTTAGGGATTGCAGTGGCATCCTTTTTTATTTTTTTTCAAAATAAAAAAGATATAACGGAAAGCCCGACTACGCCTTTTTTCAAGGCGTAGGAACCTCCCTCTTCTTCTTTTTTTCTTCCTCTTCTTCTTACTTTTATTTTATAAATATACTTCTGATCCTTTTTCTATAAATTCTTTTGATTTCTCTTCCATTCCTTTGGCGATTACTTCATTATCGACAATGTCGTTAACGGCAGCAAAATCACGAACTTCTTGTGAAATTTTCATTGAACAGAATTTTGGACCACACATAGAACAAAAGTGTGCTACTTTAGCTCCGGCAGCAGGTAAAGTTTCATCATGATATTCACGAGCACGCTCAGGATCTAATCCTAAATTAAATTGAT
The Tenacibaculum pacificus DNA segment above includes these coding regions:
- the thiE gene encoding thiamine phosphate synthase, with the protein product MISKLQYITQGKTAQDHLDHIQTACASGAEWVQLRLKGFDPKTILETAKKARELTAHYQTRLIINDYYRVAKEVNADGVHLGKKDDCPLKVRAYLGKFYAIGGTANTLEECKVLLDKKVDYIGLGPFRFTETKKNLSPVLGTSGYKKLIEELQTETPIIAIGGITLDDVAEIVQTGIYGVAVSGAITKDFTSIPVFHKILSSPSTQEQVYKMDDK
- a CDS encoding thiamine phosphate synthase — translated: MIVLISPEKDVKNEVQILHQLFEAGLEYYHLRKPFKNYEAHVSYLNEVSEKYHNRIVIHYFHKLVNEYSLKGIHFQEQKRRDALENGSRYFIGLQMLGKTMSSSFNEPEELSACDIEFDYHLLSPVFSSISKKGYEGRNFDVNNIHKTIVGMGGITTKTIAPTIELGFQGIGVLGGVWNSENPVESFKNIQKEFDSLQ
- a CDS encoding hydroxymethylpyrimidine/phosphomethylpyrimidine kinase; translation: MKTQNYILTIAGLDPSSGAGITSDIKTFEAHGLHGLSVCTAVTVQNDIAFKNCIWIEEQIILNQIETLFERFEIAVVKIGIIQSWEVLLTVVLALKSENPNIKIILDPVLKASAGFDFHSTQNLKVFETVLQNCYFVTPNYDEIKALFPVKNIEETIDFISEKTNIYLKGGHRADKKGWDEIYYSKIVKLNIPPITTVVSEKHGSGCVLSSALAANLALKFSLEDACKNTKWYTEQFLNSNKSLLGTHNYK
- a CDS encoding thiazole synthase, encoding MNDILKIADKEFTSRLFTGTGKFSSSKLMKEALLVSESELITVALKRVDVQDKEDDILTHLIHPHISLLPNTSGVRTAKEAVFAAELSREALETNWVKLEIHPDPRYLLPDAIETLKASEELVKKGFVVMPYIHADPVLCKRLEDVGTQCVMPLGAPIGSNKGLKTQDFLEIIIEQSNVPVIVDAGIGAPSHAAYAMELGADAVLVNTAIAVSQNPVAMAKAFKMAVEAGRMAYEAKLAPVQKQAVASSPLTSFLN